The Halomonas sp. HAL1 genome segment TGATTTGGCCGGTCCCGGCGGTAGCAGTGAAGAAGTGTTAACCTATTATCATCGTCTAAAGCGTCACTTTGAGCAGTTATCGCTTGATCTTACGCAACTCCGTTTAGAGCCACGCGGCGCATGGCGGCTGCAATTAAATGAAGGCGCTTGGGTGATGTTAGGACGTCGGCAGCATGAAGTCCGTTTGGCACGTTTATCGGCTTCATGGCAACGCGAGTTGAATTCGCTAAGCGAGCAAATTCGCTATATAGATCTGCGTTACCCTAATGGTGTCGCTGTCGCTTGGCACGGAGAAAGTGAATTTGCTGTGCAAGATGAGTAACTCTTCTATTACTTGATGCAAATAAGGTGTAAAAGTGAGTGGTTGCCATCGTTGAAAAAGCCAATAATCGGCTTTAAATTGCTTTCTATGCCTATTATTGTGGGTTGATGCTAGTCGTATTGCGACTATTGTTTCTATACTATGGGCCAGACGCTGGTTAAGTGGTTTTTAATTTCAGCTATTTGTAATTAGTGAGTGTCAGAAAAAACCACTGTTTATTTTGGATAGCACGCTTTCAATGTTAAGCGCTGGATTAAGCGGCACCCAATTAATATTTATTTTTTAACAATCACGCAAGGAGATTTCCCGACTCATGGCAGGCTCACCCAACGCATCCAATATGGTGGTCGGGCTGGACATTGGAACGTCCAAGGTCGTCGCGATAGTCGGTCAACCCACCGATGACGGCGGAATTGAAATTGCCGGTATTGGTTCGCACCCTTCGCGTGGTATGAAGCGTGGTGTTGTGATCAATATTGAATCAACGGTGCAGTCTATCCAGCGCGCAGTTGAAGAAGCCGAGTTGATGGCTGGCTGTGATATCCATTCAGTATATGTTGGCGTGGCCGGTAGTCATATCAGTTCAATGAACTCTGACGGTGTTGTTGCTATTAAAGAGCGTGAAGTGACACCTTCTGATATTGAGCGCGTTATTGATTCTGCTCGGGCGCGCGCTATTTCTGAAGGCCAGCGGGTATTGCATGTATTGCCCCAAGAGTTTTCGATTGATGCTCAGGGGGGGATTCGCGAGCCGCTAGGCATGTCCGGGGTGCGCTTGGAAGCTCAAGTGCATTTAGTGACGGCCGCCTTAAACGCAGTGCAGAATATAGAGAAATGCGTACGTCGCTGCGGGCTAGAGGTAGATGCTATTATTCTGGAGCAGCTAGCCTCAAGCATGGCAGTGCTGACAGAGGATGAGCGTGAGCTGGGCGTCTGTATGGTGGATATCGGCGGCGGCACGACTGATATGGCTATTTTCAGTGAAGGCGCCATACGTCACACGGCGGTTATACCTATTGCTGGTGACCAAGTGACTAACGATATTGCCATGGCCCTGCGAACGCCAACCCAACACGCTGAAGAGATTAAAGTTAAATACGCTTGCGCGCTAACTCACTTAGCGTCAAGCGATGAAATGATTAAAGTACCTAGCGTAGGTGATCGACCTGCGCGTGATCTATCGCGCCAAGCACTGGCTGAAGTGGTAGAGCCGCGCTACGAAGAGCTATTTACGCTAGTAAGAGATGAATTGCGCCGAAGTGGCTATGAAGACATGGTGGCTGCTGGGATTGTACTTACCGGTGGAACCTCGCGCATGGAAGGGGTTAGCGAATTGGCGGAAGAGATTTTTCATATGCCGGTTCGCATCGCATGTCCGCAGAATGTAAGAGG includes the following:
- the ftsA gene encoding cell division protein FtsA translates to MAGSPNASNMVVGLDIGTSKVVAIVGQPTDDGGIEIAGIGSHPSRGMKRGVVINIESTVQSIQRAVEEAELMAGCDIHSVYVGVAGSHISSMNSDGVVAIKEREVTPSDIERVIDSARARAISEGQRVLHVLPQEFSIDAQGGIREPLGMSGVRLEAQVHLVTAALNAVQNIEKCVRRCGLEVDAIILEQLASSMAVLTEDERELGVCMVDIGGGTTDMAIFSEGAIRHTAVIPIAGDQVTNDIAMALRTPTQHAEEIKVKYACALTHLASSDEMIKVPSVGDRPARDLSRQALAEVVEPRYEELFTLVRDELRRSGYEDMVAAGIVLTGGTSRMEGVSELAEEIFHMPVRIACPQNVRGLADVVRNPIYATGVGLLHYALQETRYGQGLKNHGGVVAAHKGRNELSRRDIKEDHSALARIKGWFKGNF